TCGGCGAGTGCCGTTTCCAGCAGACGCTGGGCGGCATCCAAGCGGCCGGATTCAAGCGCCTGAAGGCCCTCGTCCAATGCCGAGATCGGGGGCGGCTCAATGCCATGATGCGCCAGCAGCGCTCGAATCGCACCTTCCGGCTGGGCGCCCGTAAAGCCGTCGACAGGTTGCCCGCCCTTGTAAAGCAATACGGTCGGAACACTGCGAACGCCGTGGTGGTTGGCCAGCGCGGCTTCCTTGTCGATGTCCACCTTGGCCAGCAGGAAGGCGCCGCCATAGTCTTCAGCCAACTGTTCGAGAATGGGTGTCAAGGTCTTGCATGGGCCGCACCAAGTGGCCCAGAAATCCACCAGGACCGGCTGCGTGTGGGAGCTTTGGATGACACGATCGGGGAAATCCTGAATGGTCACGTCGAAGGAATGGGCGTTCGCGTTCATCTCGCTGGGTTCCATCGTATTCTGGGAAGTTGGTTCGATCGGATGATTCAACCTGAATCGCCGGAGCTTGGCAACAAGCCCGGCCCATAAAAAACGCCGGGGATTTCCCGGCGTCAATGCTCATCTGTTGCAGGAATTCCTGCCCCAAGCCCCTTGCGGAGGCTTGAACACGGCGACTAGAAGCGCATCCCTACACCCAGCATGAACACCAGCGGGTCAATATCGACATCGGTCTTGAGGGTGCCTGCACCCGCCGTTTTCAGGGTGGCGTCGGTGGAGATGTCGACATACCAGAGGCTGGTGTTGATGAAGCAGTTGTCGGAAACCGCCCAGTCCGCGCCCAATTCCACAGCGTAGCCCCAGGAATCGTCGAGGGAGATCTTGGTCTTCCCGACGATGGCTTCCAGGTCGCCGTCGGCTTGTTCATCAAAAAAAGTGGTGTAGTTCACACCCGCCCCGATGTAAGGCTGCACCCAGTCCACGCCCAGTTGCGGATACCACTGCAGGGTCAGTGTGGGCGGCAGATGCTTGATGCGGCCGATGTCCACGCCATTCAGGCTGCCTTCGCCCTTGATGTCGTGCTTGAAGGGGAGTGCGGCCAGCAGTTCCACGCCGATCTGAGGGGTCACCATGTAGGTGACGGAAAAACCGAGGCTGATGCCGTCCTGGACTTCCACGCCGCTGCCGGGAATGGGATGTACGGCACTGCTGTCGTCGTTCGGGAAGACCCAGGTGGGGCCTGCGCGCACGAGCATGTCGCCGCCTTCATAGGCGCCTGCGGTCCCGCAAATGCCCATCATCGACACTGCAGCCAGCGCCCCCAACCGACGCCCCGTGATCTGCTTCATGGTTCACCTACCTTTGTCTT
The sequence above is a segment of the Candidatus Macondimonas diazotrophica genome. Coding sequences within it:
- the trxA gene encoding thioredoxin; protein product: MNANAHSFDVTIQDFPDRVIQSSHTQPVLVDFWATWCGPCKTLTPILEQLAEDYGGAFLLAKVDIDKEAALANHHGVRSVPTVLLYKGGQPVDGFTGAQPEGAIRALLAHHGIEPPPISALDEGLQALESGRLDAAQRLLETALAEEPGNTQATVGLARLAAARGDVKAARDQLEALTEVQRQSPEAGAVSAWLELNAFIADGPPPQALQDMLQKWPDDLEAGFRLAIWRLLAGDAEASVADLLAIMQKDRQFRDDGARKALLLVFDYLGASHPLVRKARGRMAMLLN
- a CDS encoding OmpW/AlkL family protein, which codes for MKQITGRRLGALAAVSMMGICGTAGAYEGGDMLVRAGPTWVFPNDDSSAVHPIPGSGVEVQDGISLGFSVTYMVTPQIGVELLAALPFKHDIKGEGSLNGVDIGRIKHLPPTLTLQWYPQLGVDWVQPYIGAGVNYTTFFDEQADGDLEAIVGKTKISLDDSWGYAVELGADWAVSDNCFINTSLWYVDISTDATLKTAGAGTLKTDVDIDPLVFMLGVGMRF